AATAGGAAATTCAAATTTTAGAGGTTTGTAAGGGTTAAAAATTCCCTGACAATGAGGGGAGAGTGTATTCCTGTCTTTGTTTTGGTAGCGTGTAATCAGAAGATAAAGTTCTTCTCGCGAATGTGAAAATTCAGCAGCACCATTTGGAGAAAAGCGGTAATAACCCCGCATCCCTAGTGACATGCAATAATACATTAGCTCTAAAAGAGGAAGGGAGCTGGATGGGGATGTTGAGAGTTTCTTTAATAAGAGAAAAAAACGTGAGCCACTTTGAACGTCATGATGAAATTCTGCGGATAGAGAAGGAAGTTGAGCCTGTTTAGCTTGCAGAAACCAAGGCATGCAATGAACTATATCATCAAGACTGGCACATAAAATGTAATGCGCCGTTTGGATTGTCATGTTGTCCACGCCAATATTTTGGAGTTTTTCAACATATTTATAAAGTTCAGAGACGAGGCTAGACCTTAACGCATGAAAATCGGGTTCCTTTTGAACTTTTACCAACCCAGCCATAAAAGATAAAAGCGGAGCAGCTGCTTTTGTGATATCAGATTTGTTTTTTATATTTAAATCGTCAAAAACAAAAATTTGTTGATTACTGTCATTGGAAAATTTAGCGGCACGAGCAGAAAGCGGAGAAGGATAATCTTCTGAAATGACAATGGTTGGGTCTTCATCTGACCCATGATTGTGATAATTGTTGCCTTCCAGAAAATTATTCATGAACGCAAAGCCCAAAGTTCCATTTTTAGATTTGGAAATTCATGAGACACATGAATGGCGAAGGCTGCTGAATTTTGCATTTTATGCCAAGCATCAGAATGTTTATCTAATTCAAAATAGAGTGCATTCGGGATAAATGGCATTTGCCGAGGTGCAACTGGTAAAAGATGTATGCCAATACCAGGCAGAGAAATATTAACTAAATCTCGTATATGTTCGACCGCCCCTATTTTTACTTTTGATGGAAATAGGCGTTGCAAAATATCTATGGATGTATCGGCAGAAACGGCAAGAACGATACTGTCAGATTCCAAGATGCTTTTGTCATGCAAGGGACCAACACGCACATTATGTTTCCGCATATTCAATTTAATAGGCGTAGCAGCCTGTTCGAAAACGCTTGATAATGATTTTTGAATAGAGTGAATTACGGGGGAGAAAGTTTCAAATAAATTCTCATGTGCGTAAACAGGGAAATGATCTGGTAAGTGTTTTTCTGAGGTAAATGTTGCTAACTCACCAGCAATTTCTAAAAAAAAGGTAAAAAGTCTTTCAGGAGATAAGGCAGGATAATTTACATAATGTCCCATCACTGAGTGCCACACATTAATACGTTGCAAAAGCATAAAGTCACTAATTTCTGTGGTGCCACGTTCCTTAATAGCGCCCAAGCGAGAGCTAATAGCTTCAGCCCGTTGTCTAAGAACGGCATAGATCTCTAAAATGATATTTTTAAGCCAAGCGCTAGCACGGCAAACAATAACGGGTGGTATCCAATTTTGATCTAGAATGACGTGATGATCGTGATCAACTTCTAATATCTTTGCGATTGGCAGGAGCTGATACCCTTCTAAATTATTTTTTTCGAGTAGGAGCTTAAAGTTAAGGTTTGCGACTTGGATAGGTTCATCGTCATCGAGGTCTGCTACGTATGAATCTTGAACGATCGCATCTGTAATTTTAAAACGTTCTGCAGAAGATTCATCAGCACTAAATTCAAGCCTTTTGGCAGACATATTTGGTAATGCCAGATAGACAAGTTTGCCGCTCGCATTGTCATTGATGGTTAATGAATTTGGAAGTTCCCCTTCCTGAGGAAGATTGAAACGTGTTCCATCTCTCAAAAAACCAGAGGCGGAAAGAAGGCAAATCTGTCCTGAAGATAATAATTCTTCATTTATTTCGTATTTCTTTAGTCCCCAGCAGCAAGAGTTCATTTCGATAAAGCTTGAAGCAAGGTCATGACTAATCCAGCGATCTTGCTGTTGAAAATGCTGTGTCCTTAGGAACATACCTTCTTGCCAGAAAACGCGGCTAAATTTACTCATTTGTTTTTCCGTAGTGAAGCATTCAAGTCGATATTGGATTGTTCAGAGTTTAAGTCAGCGTAGCTCGTTTCATTTTTCATCTTCTGAAGATATTTTTCGTAAGCTGTTGCAAATGCCTTTCCAAATACACCGTCAGTATTTTCTCTAAGCTCTTTCTTTCCTTCTTTATGTAAAGCAGTTGCTTTCTGCCAAGCGGAAAGTGTGTTCCACCAAGGCAAATCGCCACTAGAATTTTTTCCGAAAGTTTTTTTAGCTGCTTCAATACTGTACGTTTCTAAAAACTCTTCTAGAGCTGGAATCATCGCATTCATTATAGCCAGCTCGTGTAACTGCATATCTCGTAAAGTTTCAGCAATAGTATTTTCAGGGGAGAAAGCTGTTTTGCGCCCGATGCCGAGGAGCGCCCAAAGGGCATCATCGTCATTCACTGCAAATTTCAGGGGGTTATTTCCAGAATTATGGATAATAGTCCGCTCAATACGAAATTCATTTTTGATTTCAGAACGTGCAATAATTGCTTTTCTAAGACCTTTGATAATAGAACGGAAAGTTCTTCCCATTTTTTCAAGCGTTTCCCTAGCTTCTCGAGGGGAAAGCTTATGAACTTCTGTTTCATCTAATTCGGCACCTCTTAAAAAAGCCTCGAGGCCAAGACTTTCTTCTGCTGCTAAGTGTAACGAAGGTGGCGGCACCTGTCGTTCTAAAGGATAGGATTTTTCTGGGGGAGAGGGGCGGTTTTCTGGAGGTTTTTTTTGTGGTGTTATATCTTCAAGCAAAGAGTCTAGAAAATCATCTCCTATGTGATCTTCGACCGTACTGCTTTTATTTTCCTCTAAAAGAGTCCTGCGTGGCGTGAAAGCCTGATCTAAACCAAAAGGCGCTTGTTGTCCTCTGGAGATCTTAGAAGGAATTTTATTCCCAGAACTAAATCCTTCGAGCGGGTCGAGGGCGTTTTCCTGATAATGCAGGAGATTGGAATTTTTTGGAAAAAATGGATCATCCTCCTCTTCAAGAGGGGGAGTAGGGATAATAATATTGGGGGGATAAGATGAATCTGAGGAATCAATGGACAAGGCAATTTCATACTCGCCTATTTGCAAAAAATCTCCAGAGAAAAATATCTGCTCTTCTTCTGATTTAATAGGGGAGTTGTTTAGAAAAGTTCCATTTTTGCTGGTATCTTTGACGACCCAGACTGTTTTTCCAGAATTGGTTTTTTGAAATAATTCACAGTGGCGCTTTGAAAGTCGTTTTTGTGGATCTTTTAGAACGATCTCACATTCTGTGCCTCGCCCAATTGTGACATGCTTCCCATTGACATTTCGGCGCATTTGTATGTTACGATCCGAAATTTGCCTCACGGTAAGAATAAGCACGACACTGTCCTTCAAATTTCATTGTATTAAACAATGTGATTATTTTGTGACTTTTAAAGATTGAGATAAGAAAACGGGCTATATCTAAAAGATACAGCCCGTGCCTGTGATTTTATAAAGTTTTGGCTTGTGTCAAATCATAGATGACACGGCTTGGGCCTTTAGGTTTACCACTTAGGTCTTCACCATAGTCAGAAATTGTGATTTCTGTGAAGTTGAAGGAGATTTTCTCAAGAGGACGTGTATCTTCTAAAAGACGTTTTTCCTGATCCCGAGAGGTGTAAGAGTTTTCCATCTTCGCCATAATTGCATTTTTCAATACAATTGTACGGATAAGAGTCTCGCCGCCTTCATTGACACGGGTAAAGTCAATTTGAGCCTCTTTCGCTTGGCCTGTGAAAGCATAGGTCACAAATTTATGACTTGCGCTATCGATATATTTTGTGATGGCGAGCTCACTCACATTTGCAGAGCTGGACTCACGGTTTTTCCCAACCCCAACAGCATTTCGAATGCTACGTGTCATGTTCCAGTCGAGATCAAGAATCTCAACCCAGCCTTTGTGCTGAGCTTCGGTAACATCTCCGATTGTCTCATTATTGTATTTTAGATAAACGCCCATTTATATCTCCTGAATTTTTCAAAAGCACCACTTAAACGAATTATCTAAAATAGGACATTCGTTTAGAGAGTTGTGTCGTTATTGGCATTGATTTTAGGATTAAAGATTTTTTTATAAAAGGTTAAAATTGCGTAAGAGATAATTTTTTTTGATGGAGAAACATAAAAGCTCACCCCTTGCGGATTCTTACAAAAGCACTGGTGGGAGAGGCCGAGCAAACCCCTCCGTGAGAGCTGATATCTCCAAGTAAAACGGTGCGTCTTCCGTTAATTTTCAGATGTCCTGTACCTACGATTGAGGCGGCACAGGCCGATTTGCATCCTGAAAAAGCCGCAGGGCGTCCAGCAATGAGAATGGAAACGCCCGGCACAATGATAGGAGTCGCAAAATGAAATGGCATTGGACAAAGGTGAATGTCTCCTTCGCAGACAGGTGGCAGGCCGAATGCAAAAGAAGGAGTATTGGTAATTTTTAGCTTGGTTTCTGAAACGGCGTCTTCTGCCTTTTTCGTCGCTGTAATGAGGGCTTTTAAGCCTTGAATGGTGCGGTCCAAACTATGCTTGTGGAAGGCAAATAAATAACGTGTAAAACAGCCTGCCGTCATTTGAAGCGGATTAGGCGTTGTCATCATAATTTGCGAGTTCATTTGTGCCAATGCTTCTGGATGCGCTTGAGGCAATGGAATTTGCTGACCTTCCAGCTTAGGAAAGCCGATACTGGGTAAAACTTGAGCAAATTCGCCTTCCATATAAAAATTCGTAACAGGTGGATTGTTAATCCCGTCAGGAACATTTGCTTGGTTAGGTCCCATAGCAGCAAAAGTGGTGGCTTTGATTCCTGTTGCCTTTGCAATATCGGCAGATTCTCCGCCACCTAAAGAATGTCCAACGGCTTCAAGATTAAGATCAGGATGGTTTCTTAAAATTGTTTTTGCAATCTCACGGCTATGGCGATAGTAGAAAGAATCGCCTCCAAATGCATTTTTTACATTCTGCCAAACATCTTGAAGATTGAGGGGATCCGTCCCCGGATGTGCGAGAACATATTTTTTGGGCTCGGAGTCGCTTATAAAAATTTGCGAAAAATAATGTGTCTTGGTAAAAATTTTTGAGTTTGGATCTTCTGGAAATTCCAAATCTCCTTTTCGGTCTAATCCGAGAAAGGATAATTCCTCATCCGAGGCGGAATGCCAGCCTATGGGGGCTTCGCGTTTTTCTGGCGCAAAGAGCTTTCCCTTATCGGTGGCAAAGCGTGCTTCTTTCGTCAATTTAAGCATTTGCGCCTTCTCAAAAGCATCTTCAATCTCTTGTAAGGAAATTTGAGGGAAATTCATGGCTTAGCTATCTTTTTAAAATAATCACTGACAAATGCAGGTGGCCATTTGCCTTCTTCTACCATTTTGAGAATTTCTTTTGGTCTTGGGGTAGGAATGGGATATCCCATTTTGAGGAGTTTTTCCCGTACACGCCAATAAGCGGCCACATCTCTTTCCGTTGTCGGACTATGGAAATCATCGGCATCAATGACGAGCCCAAATTTATCATATGCCCAAGGATTCGCACCATTATCTAAGAGGATTTCTGCATCCTCCCAGCTTCCAGAAAAAGCAGCAAACATAAGAGGGGTTTTCCCACCCTTATAATTACGATCTTCCATGCCTTTTTTTAGGGGGGCCAAGCGTTTTAAACTTTTCAGGTCGCCGTGCATGACAGCTCCTAGCAATGGCCTGTAGCCCGTGTATTTATAAGGCTTATCACTTGTTGCTTCAGGGGGTTCTGTCATTGTTTTTGATCCTTTTTTCCAGAATATGATAACACCTATTAAAAGGAATAGAGAGGTAAGTAAGGAAAGAAATTTTAAAATAAAGCGTCCCATTGTTTTACTTTGAATTAGGGCCTTGATGTCCGTTTAAATTCTTCACTGACGAAAGCAGGTGGTCATTTCCCTTCTTCTGCCATTTTGAGAATTTCTTTTGGCCTTGGGGTAGGAATGGAATAGCCCATTTTAAGAAGTTTTTCCCGTACACGCCAATAAGCGGCCACATCTCTTTCCGTTGTCGGACTATGGAAATCATCAGCATCAATGACGAGCCCAAATTTATCATAGGCCCAAGGATTCGCACCGTTATCTAAGAGGATTTCTCCATCTTCCCAGCTTTCGGAAAAAGCAGCGAACATAAGAGGGGTTTTCTCTAATGCTGGAGCTGTCGTTACGATTATGGCTATCGAAAAAAAGCTTAAGAGAAACAAAAAGAATTTAAAAGAAAAAGACATTAAGCTCTATACCGTTACACTTATAAGGCTTATCCTACCAGAAAAGGAAATGTGATTTGGCGCTTCACTTGTCATTTAGATTAAAGTCGGCGCACCAACAATTATCTTAAAGATATAGAATATTTGATTCTCCAGAGGGAGGAAAAATTGTTTTTGGATGAAGCAGGCAAACAACCCTCGCCATTGGAGAGTTTAAAATCTTTACAAGGGAATGCTGGGGAGAATTTACGTTTAAACGTGGACCTTGCAAATCCTTTTACGAAACTCAAAGATTTACGTTATGAGGCGCGTGAAAAAGAGCGCAAAATTGATAATAATCCTGATCTAGTTCCGCAGACTCCAGAGGAATGGGCACAGATAAAGGAACTTGCCTTAGAGATTATTCTAAGTCAGAGTCGAGATGTTGAGGTTGCCAGCTGGTTGATTGAGGCCTGCGCACGTTTGGATTTTCTGCGTGGGATTATCTTTAGCGTTCCAATAATGATAGAAATTTTAAAGGGCTTTTGGGATCGTTCCTATCCCGAATTTGATGTTCAAGATCCTGAGGAACGTTTTTTTTCTATTAGTGCCTTGAGTGGGGAAGGGCGTGATGGAACGATTATTCAGCCCTTGAGGAGTCTTCCTTTTTTAAAGATGGATGAGGGAGAGCCATTGCCTTTCTGGAAATTTGTAAGATCTCAAGAAATCAGTTTGGCAAAAGGGCAAGGCAATAGTGTTTCGTCCATGATCGAAAATCTTCCTGAATTTTCGACTCTCGAAAACATGGCTTATGCTTCACAGGATGCAATGAAAAATTTATCGTCAGAGTGTCGTTTGGCATGTGAGGCTTGGAAAGGGCTGGAAGCGGTTATTGATGATAAATGTGCATTTTATGAGATTGTTCCGCCTTCTCTTAGACGTGTAAGAGAGCTTTTAGAAGAGATTCAACTTGTAAGTGACCGTTATGTACCGTTGTCCGAAATTGTTCCTGAGGGGGAAGAAAAATCGGAACTTTCTCAGAGGAAGGCAGGTAGAGACCTCCCTCATTGGGGGCGGGAAGAGATTTTAGGTGAAATCTTGCGTTTGGCGGAGGAGTTTCGGCGTAGAGAGCCACAGTCTCCTTTAAGCTATGCCATTGAAAATTCTGTACAGCAGGCTCGTTTGGGTCTGCCAGATCTCTTGAAAAATGTCATTCAAGATGAGAATGTAAGAAATGATGTTATGACTAGGCTCGGTATGTTTTTTTCTAAGGAATAGCATCTTTCTTCTGTGTTTTAATCCTGTGTTTTGTCCATTTTCTATGGGCATTCTCTTTGTTTTTAAGAAAGAAATATGAGCATGAATGATAGTATCCACAATAAACTTTCACGTGTACGCAAACCGCGTGTTCACATCACGTACGAAGTAGAAACAGAAGGGGCTGAAAAAACAAGAGAGCTTCCGTTTGTCGTTGGCGTCATGGGAGATTTTGCAGGAGATTCAACCAAATCGCTTCGTCCATATAATGAACGTCGTTTTGTGCAGATAGATAGTCATAATTTTAATGAAGTCATGTCAAAAATGTCGCCTTCCCTGAAGTTGGAGGTGCCAAATACGATAAAAGATGATGGGAGCACTTTAAAAGCAGATCTTTCCTTTGAAAAAATGGAAGATTTTGAGCCTTTGAATATTGTGGAGCAAGTTCCTGAATTAAAGAAGCTTTTGGAAACCAGAAATCGTTTGAGAGACCTTTTGAGTAAGGCAGATCGCTCTCAGGAATTAGAGCAATTATTGGAGCATATTTTACAGAATAAAGATGAGATGAAGTCGTTATCTCACGAGGTATCTAATTCTAAGGAGGATTGATTATGAGCGAAGTTATGGAGAAAGAGGCGAATAAGGTTGAGTCACCTGTGTTGCAGGAAGCTTCTATTTTGCCGAAAGTTATTGCTGCGACACGTCAAACAGAAAAAGAAAGAGTTCTAGAATTAATTGAATCTCTTTCAGAAGGTGTTGAGAATGGCACAGTTGTTTTTGATAGAAACCTGACTCTGACAATAGATCAGGCGATCAAGAAAATAGATAATGCGATTAGCGAACAGCTAACAGCTGTGATGCACGACCCACGTTTTTTGAAATTAGAGGGTAGCTGGCGTGGCCTTGAGTATTTAACGAAAAATAGTGATACGGGACAAAATCTTAAAATTCGAGTTGTCAATGCAACGAAAAAGGAATTGCACCGAGACCTGACGCGTGCAGTGGAATTTGACCAGTCTAATTTGTTTCGAAAGGTTTATGAAAGTGAGTTTGGGACGCCTGGTGGTGAACCTTATGGCGCTTTGATTGGTGACTATGAGTGGACACATAAACCAGAAGATTTGGAGACACTTCGTCAAATAAGCCATGTTTCCGCAGCTGCTTTTGCGCCATTTATTTCCGCAGCAGGTGCAGAAATGTTTGGATTTAAGGATTGGACAGAGCTTTCACGTCCAAGAGATTTGGCAAAAATTTTCGACACGGTTGAATATAGTAAATGGCGATATTTCCGTAATACAGAGGATAGCCGTTTTGTTTCATTGACGCTGCCTCGTGTGTTGGCTCGCTTGCCGTATGGGGCTGATACAAATTCAGTGGATGGCCTTTACTTTGAAGAAGCAAAACTTTCCAAAGATGGTAAGCCGTTAGCGCTTGATCATGATCAGTATTGCTGGATGAACGCAGCTTATCTTATGGGTGCACGTTTAACAGATTCTTTTGCTAAAACGGGTTTTTGTACGACAATTCGTGGAAAAGAAAATGGTGGACGGATTGATAACCTTCCTCAGCATATTTTTAAATCTGATGACGGGGATATGGATGCAAAATGTCCAACCGAAATCGGTATTACAGATCGGCGTGAATATGAGCTGTCAAAGCTAGGTTTCTTGCCAATTTGTCATTATAAAAATGAAGATTATGCTGTTTTCTTTGGCGCTCAGACAGTTCAATCACCTGCTGTTTACGATAAGCCTGAAGCGACTGCAAATGCGGCTATCTCTGCGCGCTTGCCGTATATCATGGCGACTAGCCGTTTTTCACATTATTTGAAAGTGATGGCACGTGATAAGATTGGATCTTTTTTGGAGGTTTCCGATTGTGAGCGCTGGCTGAATGACTGGATTTCACGTTATGTCAACGATAACGCCTTGTCTGGAGCTGAAGGTAAAGCGAGCTATCCTTTACGTGCCGCCAAGGTGGAAGTAACCGAAATCCCTGGATGCCCTGGGTCATATAATGCTGTCACATATATGTGCCCTTGGTTACAGCTTGAGGAATTGACGACGAGCATGCGTATGGTCGCCCGTATTCCAGAACGTGCCTAAAAAGCCTGATAACCAGCCTCTGAATCTGTCAGAGGCTGGTAGCACTCTGAGTGTAAGAGAAATTTTTTTTTCTGGAGATTTTTCAAATCTTTCAGAAGATTATGATGCGTTTTTAAACGATGATCTGACGGCGTTTTCTTTATGGTTTGGCGCTTTGGAGACTTATTTTTCTCTGGAAGGAAATGTTTCTAAGGAAACTCTAAAAGCGCTTTTGCGTTCGGCAATTGAAAAAGATCTTTTAGCGCTTAAGACGCTTTTAGATGAACAAATAGACCGTATTCTGCATGCTGAGAAATATCAAAAATTAGAAGGACGTTGGCGAGGGTTGGCATCACTCGTTGTAAAACAGTTTCGGTCAGCGCAGAGAGTTTCAAAAGTTATTGTGCGGTTTTTTCCAGCATCTTGGAAGGAAATCTCAAAGGATCTTAGCCGTTCGGTAGATTTTGATGACTCGAAATTGTTTCAATTATGGTATGAAAACGAATTTGGCCATCCTGGAGGACAACCTTTTGGTCTGATGTTGATAGATCATGAAATTTCATATCATCCACGTGATATCGAAGACCTAAAGCATGTTTCAAATATTGCCGCTGTGTCTTTTATTCCAGTTGTTTTAAGTGCGTCGCCGTCTTTGTTCGGGGCAGACAGTTTTACAAACCTTGCCAATAGTCATCATATCAGCAGTGTGTTTGAGGATAGGGTTTATCATCATTGGCGAAAGTTTCAATATACAGAAAATGCCCGTTTTGTTGGCTTAGTATTACCTTATGTACGTGCCCGTTCGCGTTGGACCTATGACAATAATTTAATGGGACATTCAGAAAAAATTTCTTCTCTTGAGGATTATTGTTGGTCTCCTGGAATTTACGAGTTTGGAAGAAACGTCATTAGAGCTTGTCAAAGGTTTGGATGGCCTGCTGATATTCGTGGGATTGTTCCTGGGCATGAGGGGGGAGCTTTTATCCAGAAAAAAGCGACAGATACTTTTCGTTTTGGGAGTTATACCTTTTTGCCACAAGCTCCTGTTGCTTTGGGTTTTACAGATGAACAGGAGCGAGATATTACTTCGTCGGGCTTCATGCTTATAAATACACTCGTAGATGGACATATTGCTTTTGTTTCTACTTGTAGTGTTCAGTTGCCAGAAGTGAGTACAAAACAGTCCAAAATGGCAGAGGCACATAGGCGCATAAATAGAGATTTTGGGCCTTTACTATGTGCTTGCCGCTTTGCGCATTATATCAAAATGCTGGGAAGAGATATGGTCGGGAGATTCACAAATGCAGATGAAATTTCTCAAGAGCTTCGGAGATGGCTATCCCAATATACAAGCGTTAATGCAAGTTCATCTTTAGACGGTAGGGCAAGATATCCTTTGCTATCCAGTGATGTTTCATTAGAGCCCTCAGAAGACGCTGAAAAATATCATTGTCTTATTAAGATCGAACCGCATTATCAGCTGGAAAATGCAGTTGCTACTTTTCATTTTAAAACGATGCTTTCTAAACGTTCTAAATAAGATATTTGAGAGCTTGTTATGGATAATTTTTCTTCTCTTCTAGACCATTTACATGATGGTAATCCTAAGCAAAAGACTGATTTGCTATCAGGGACAGAGAGCGAGATGGATCATCTTGTTTCTTCCATTAGTTTTGATCTAGAGCGTCTTTTAAACTCGAGATCAGCATGGAGTATTTTGCCGAAAGAGTGCCGGGATCTTAAAAAATCTTTTTTGGGATTTGGCTTAAATGATTTGAAAATGTACGCTTTTTCTAATGAGGAAGATTTAGAAATTATTCGACAAAATCTTGAAGATTTGCTTTTGCTTTTTGAGCCACGTTTAAGTCATGTTAACGTTATTTTGATGCCACAAGAGGCATATCTCCACGGTTTTTTACCTATTGTTGTTGAGGCAACATTATGCCCTCCTTATCGGGATGAGGCTGTTTATTTTGATATATCTTTAAAAATTTCGGAAGAATAATACGTATTGATGCTGCCGTAATTTAAACAGGGTTATAAATTTTTAAGGGAATAAAAGATGAATGATGATTTTGTTTATTATTATCAACGCGAATTAGAGACCCTTAAGAAATTAGCAGCTGAATTTTCAGAAGATAATCCTAAAATAGCAAAGCGCCTTCGTGTCTCTCCTGATCTCGTTGAGGATCCTCATGTAGAAAGATTATTGGAGGGATCCGCTTTTTTAGCAGGGCGTACTCAAAAACGTCTTGATGATGAATATCCTGAGTTAACGGACGCTATGTTGGATGTTTTGTTTCCTCATGTTTTATCGCCGATGCCGTGTGCAAGTATCGTAGAGCTTTTTCTTCCGACTTCTAGGAGAGAAAAATTTTTATTGGAAAAGGGAACATCTTTCTCAACGCTTTCTCCTGAAGGCGAGAAGTACCCTTTTATGAGTACAATGGAGACTGAAGTTTGGCCTATAAAAGCAGAAAAAGCTTTTTTTGAAGCTCAGCCTTTTAAAGCCCCGAAACATCCCAAAATACAGCATGCAAAAAGCTATGTGCGTATTTCTTTGAAATTATTCGACAAACAAGCAAGTTTTGGAGAAATCTCTCCAGAAAATCTATGTTTTTATTTAAACGCCTCAGATGGGCAAGCTATTACTCTTTTTGAATTGATGACGCAGCATCTCATAGGGATTCTGATTGCGGATGACGTAGAGGACACAGCTCCTGTTTTTGTTCCACCTTCCGTTTTAGAGATGCCTGGATTTGATATAGAAAATTTTTTACTACCTGATTTTGCGCAGTCTTTTTCTGGTTTTCATTTTTTATATGAATATTTTGGATTTTTAAAAAAGTTTTTATTCATCAAATTAAAGGGGCTAAGCAGTTATTTCACTGGTGTAAAACAGTCCGAAAAAGTTCTTTATTTTTTCTTTAATGTTACCAATAAGCTTTTTGAGACATTATTTCATGCAGACATTCTAAAATTAAATTGTGTCCCTGTTATTAACCTTTTTGAGGGATCAATAGATCCAATTTCTTTGGATTTAACAAAAACTTCTTACCCTCTTATAGCTGATTCAACAAAAAGAAATTATTTAGAGGTCTGGAGATTAAAAGAAGTCTATGAAATTTTAGAAAATGGTGAAAGAGGGTATTGGCGATCGCTTTATCAAAATTTAGCTTATCATGAGACGCAGGCTTTGGGCAGATATACGCTAGGGCAGCGTTTTTCTCTCAAAAACTCAAAAAGAGAGCTTTTTTTTAATCCAATTGATTTTGAAATGGATACTCAAAAAGATTCTTTTCCTGTTCTATCGATGAATGCTTGGTTGCATAACGGTAATTTGCCATTAGCCATTCCTTTTGGAAAAGGTGCGCCATATTTTAAAAATACGGCCTTTAAAAAAATAGAATCACTGACGCCGTTTTCACCTTGCTGGCAGCCTGTTTTACATGACAAGAAGGCTTGGAGCCTTATTTCT
The genomic region above belongs to Acetobacteraceae bacterium and contains:
- the tssE gene encoding type VI secretion system baseplate subunit TssE: MDNFSSLLDHLHDGNPKQKTDLLSGTESEMDHLVSSISFDLERLLNSRSAWSILPKECRDLKKSFLGFGLNDLKMYAFSNEEDLEIIRQNLEDLLLLFEPRLSHVNVILMPQEAYLHGFLPIVVEATLCPPYRDEAVYFDISLKISEE
- the tssF gene encoding type VI secretion system baseplate subunit TssF: MNDDFVYYYQRELETLKKLAAEFSEDNPKIAKRLRVSPDLVEDPHVERLLEGSAFLAGRTQKRLDDEYPELTDAMLDVLFPHVLSPMPCASIVELFLPTSRREKFLLEKGTSFSTLSPEGEKYPFMSTMETEVWPIKAEKAFFEAQPFKAPKHPKIQHAKSYVRISLKLFDKQASFGEISPENLCFYLNASDGQAITLFELMTQHLIGILIADDVEDTAPVFVPPSVLEMPGFDIENFLLPDFAQSFSGFHFLYEYFGFLKKFLFIKLKGLSSYFTGVKQSEKVLYFFFNVTNKLFETLFHADILKLNCVPVINLFEGSIDPISLDLTKTSYPLIADSTKRNYLEVWRLKEVYEILENGERGYWRSLYQNLAYHETQALGRYTLGQRFSLKNSKRELFFNPIDFEMDTQKDSFPVLSMNAWLHNGNLPLAIPFGKGAPYFKNTAFKKIESLTPFSPCWQPVLHDKKAWSLISHLTLDHLCEEKGEKAAASLKKLLSLYDVCQTAESTMLIESLISVNAVFTTMRHPQKVPLAFCKGIKISLIFERKSWHRHGIYLLACILERFLALNATINTFVVTSAYLKDQQEPIAVFPPRIGLQELI